In the Arachis ipaensis cultivar K30076 chromosome B10, Araip1.1, whole genome shotgun sequence genome, one interval contains:
- the LOC107623650 gene encoding alpha-galactosidase 1: protein MERRIGYEILVVVVVVLNLSLNCVPASANFGNEVDQHRRSLLANGLGTTPPMGWNSWNHFNCQINEKIIRETADALVSTGLSKLGYTFVNIDDCWAELHRDDKGNLVAKKSTFPSGIKALADYVHSKGLKLGIYSDAGYFTCSKQMPGSPGHEFQDAKTFASWGIDYLKYDNCNNDGSKPTVRYPVMTRALMNAGRPIFFSLCEWGDMHPALWGGRVGNSWRTTNDINDSWDSMISRADMNEVYADLAKPGGWNDPDMLEVGNGGMTKDEYIVHFSLWAISKAPLLLGCDVRNMSKEIVEIITNKEVIAVNQDSLGVQAKKVRMEGDQEIWAGPLSGYKVAVVLLNRGPLRNAITANWDDIGIPQNSVVQARDLWEHQTLKKLFVNKLSATLEPHSCKMYVLKPVA from the exons ATGGAGAGAAGGATTGGTTATGAGATcttggtagtggtggtggtggttttgAATCTCTCATTGAATTGTGTTCCTGCTTCAGCCAACTTTGGTAATGAGGTGGACCAACACAGAAGAAGCCTTCTTGCTAATGGCCTTGGAACAACTCCTCCTATGGG ATGGAACAGTTGGAATCACTTCAACTGTCAAATTAATGAAAAAATCATCCGGGAAACTG CCGATGCGCTTGTTTCGACTGGTCTTTCAAAGCTTGGATACACTTTTGTAAACATAG ATGATTGCTGGGCCGAGCTACACCGTGACGATAAG GGCAATTTGGTAGCAAAGAAATCTACATTCCCTTCTGGAATCAAAGCTCTTGCAGATTATGTTCATAGCAAGGGTCTTAAGCTCGGAATTTATTCGGATGCAGG GTATTTCACTTGTAGCAAACAGATGCCTGGTTCACCTGGTCATGAGTTTCAAGATGCCAAGACTTTTGCATCATGG GGTATTGATTATTTGAAGTATGACAATTGTAACAATGATGGATCAAAACCAACTGTTAG ATATCCTGTTATGACTCGAGCATTAATGAACGCTGGTCGTCCAATCTTCTTCTCTCTATGTGAATG GGGCGACATGCATCCGGCTTTGTGGGGCGGTCGAGTCGGAAATAGCTGGAGAACTACAAATGACATCAATGATTCATGGGACAG TATGATTTCAAGGGCTGATATGAATGAAGTTTATGCTGATCTCGCAAAACCGGGCGGTTGGAATG ATCCTGATATGCTTGAGGTGGGAAATGGAGGAATGACAAAAGATGAATACATTGTTCATTTCAGTTTATGGGCCATTTCCAAG GCTCCTCTTCTTCTCGGTTGTGACGTTCGAAACATGTCTAAAGAGATTGTGGAGATAATCACAAACAAAGAAGTTATTGCAGTTAACCAAG ATTCGCTTGGTGTACAAGCTAAGAAGGTTAGGATGGAAGGTGATCAAGAG ATATGGGCAGGTCCTCTTTCAGGGTATAAGGTAGCTGTTGTGTTGCTTAATAGAGGGCCTCTGCGCAATGCCATCACAGCCAATTGGGATGACATTGGCATTCCCCAAAACAGTGTTGTTCAAGCAAGAGACCTTTGGGAG CACCAGACATTGAAGAAACTATTCGTGAATAAATTGAGTGCTACATTGGAACCACATTCTTGTAAAATGTATGTCTTGAAGCCAGTAGCTTGA
- the LOC110267668 gene encoding uncharacterized protein LOC110267668 has product MYFSKIPKEPLHLIPKKKNLTSPQLLYGDRVHCHLLHRSVVFIPLWRRLQRTLGGRPFVASFSLRWSVLRYSVRKSSALFSHPSSHCLSRCFASPDVTAPHCTAPRRASPRLTSHLASRPRAAPLLDLPVLDLSQNRNHLGWKLYE; this is encoded by the exons AtgtatttttctaaaataccAAAAGAGCCCCTGCATCttatcccaaagaaaaaaaaCCTAACTAGCCCTCAGTTGCTCTATGGAGATCGCGTTCACTGTCATCTCCTGCATCGGTCCGTCGTCTTCATCCCTCTGTGGCGTCGTCTGCAGCGGACGCTTGGTGGTCGGCCGTTCGTCGCCTCCTTCTCTCTGCGTTGGTCTGTTCTGCGTTATTCTGTTCGAAAGTCTTCTGCGCTATTTTCCCATCCAAGCAGTCACTGTCTCTCGCGGTGCTTTGCCTCGCCTGATGTCACTGCGCCGCATTGCACCGCACCGCGCCGAGCCTCGCCGCGCCTGACCTCCCATCTGGCCTCTCGTCCCCGTGCTGCGCCTCTCCTCGATCTCCCTGTACTCGATCTGTCACAAAATAG AAACCACCTTGGGTGGAAGCTGTATGAATGA